The following coding sequences are from one Lolium rigidum isolate FL_2022 chromosome 6, APGP_CSIRO_Lrig_0.1, whole genome shotgun sequence window:
- the LOC124666535 gene encoding probable 2-oxoglutarate-dependent dioxygenase AOP1.2, giving the protein MSSSQPPALMLPPRVDLERDDSSTMVRGTPEWLRETLMWTAGEMASLARAILAMVVDSYGISQRCDEIVGATDINFRMLRYCVDSSRTSPDEEPAVGLAEHVDGSYLTVLFQNDVDGFELKTRGGGDFVRVRPAGPDSLLVVAGQPLVAWSNGRVHAPLHRVAVGGREDRLSCGVFLLPSKDLVVVDAPPELVTADAPRRFRPFAYMDYLRFKHAAGNGEDVLDRFAGM; this is encoded by the exons ATGTCATCCTCGCAGCCCCCGGCTCTGATGCTCCCTCCGCGGGTTGACCTCGAGAGGGACGATTCTAGCACGATGGTCCGTGGCACGCCGGAGTGGCTGCG AGAGACGCTGATGTGGACGGCCGGAGAGATGGCGTCGCTGGCGCGTGCGATCCTTGCCATGGTCGTCGACAGCTACGGCATCTCGCAACGCTGCGACGAGATCGTCGGCGCCACGGACATCAACTTCCGCATGCTCAGGTACTGCGTGGACTCCTCTCGGACGTCGCCCGACGAGGAGCCGGCCGTCGGCCTCGCCGAGCACGTGGACGGGAGCTACCTGACCGTGCTGTTCCAGAACGACGTGGACGGCTTCGAGCTGAAGACGAGGGGCGGCGGCGACTTTGTGAGGGTGCGCCCTGCAGGCCCCGAttccctcctcgtcgtcgccggccagCCACTGGTG GCTTGGAGCAACGGGAGGGTGCACGCGCCGTTGcacagggtggccgtcggcgggcGTGAGGACCGGCTGTCCTGCGGCGTGTTCCTGCTGCCGAGCAAggacctcgtcgtcgtcgacgcgcCACCGGAGCTGGTCACCGCGGACGCACCGCGCCGGTTCAGGCCGTTCGCTTACATGGACTACCTCAGGTTCAAGCACGCCGCCGGCAACGGCGAGGACGTGCTCGACCGCTTCGCCGGGATGTAA
- the LOC124661551 gene encoding probable 2-oxoglutarate-dependent dioxygenase AOP1.2: MATSLPAPALMIPPRVDLDGDDPSTLVRGTPEWLRETLTSTATETTRLARVILAMVIDSYGLAAHRSDEIVGTTDANFRMLRYCKDSVGTSPPPDEQPAVALAAHVDGSYLTVLFQNDVDGFELKKRNGGEWVRVRPPGPDSLLVVAGQALMAWSNGRVHAPFHRVVAVGGREDRLSCGVFLQPTKNFVVDAPPELVTADTPRRFRPFEYVDYLRFKHTAGNSNGDDVLHRFAGM; the protein is encoded by the exons ATGGCTACCTCGCTGCCGGCGCCGGCTCTTATGATCCCTCCGCGTGTTGACCTGGACGGGGACGACCCGAGCACGCTGGTCCGTGGCACGCCGGAGTGGCTGCG GGAAACGCTGACGTCGACGGCCACAGAGACGACGAGGCTGGCCCGTGTGATCCTCGCCATGGTCATCGACAGCTACGGCCTCGCGGCGCACCGCTCCGACGAGATCGTCGGCACCACGGACGCAAACTTCCGCATGCTCAGGTACTGCAAGGACTCCGtcgggacgtcgccgccgccggacgaGCAGCCGgccgtcgccctcgccgcccACGTCGACGGGAGCTACCTGACCGTTCTGTTCCAGAACGACGTCGATGGCTTCGAGCTTAAGAAGAGGAACGGCGGCGAATGGGTCAGAGTTCGCCCTCCAGGCCCCGActccctcctcgtcgtcgctgggcAGGCACTCATG GCTTGGAGCAACGGCAGGGTTCACGCGCCGTTCCACAGGGTGGTGGCCGTCGGCGGGCGGGAGGACCGTCTGTCCTGCGGCGTGTTCCTGCAGCCGACCAAGAACTTCGTCGTCGATGCGCCGCCGGAACTGGTCACCGCGGACACGCCGCGCCGGTTCAGGCCGTTCGAGTACGTGGACTACCTGAGGTTCAAGCACACCGCCGGCAACAGCAACGGCGACGACGTGCTCCACCGCTTCGCCGGGATGTAA